The following are encoded together in the Pedobacter sp. D749 genome:
- a CDS encoding DUF3037 domain-containing protein, which yields MQGKFLFEYAVIRVMPRVEREEFINVGIILFCARQKFLKSVFFLDEKRVKAFSAEIDLEELKENLCAFERISTSAKGSGPIGQYDQASRFRWLTATRSTVVQCSKVHPGFCDDAEETLLRLHQELVL from the coding sequence ATGCAAGGGAAATTCTTATTTGAGTATGCTGTGATTCGCGTAATGCCAAGGGTAGAACGTGAAGAGTTTATTAACGTGGGAATTATTTTGTTTTGCGCCAGGCAAAAATTTCTAAAAAGTGTTTTTTTTCTGGATGAGAAAAGAGTAAAGGCTTTTTCTGCAGAGATAGATTTAGAAGAGTTAAAAGAGAATTTATGTGCTTTTGAGAGAATAAGTACATCTGCGAAAGGATCAGGTCCCATCGGCCAATATGACCAGGCTTCCCGGTTCAGGTGGCTTACCGCAACCAGAAGTACGGTAGTGCAGTGCTCAAAAGTACACCCAGGCTTTTGCGATGATGCGGAAGAGACTTTATTGAGGTTGCACCAGGAGCTGGTTCTGTAG
- a CDS encoding HipA family kinase, translated as MAILSADMNDLQLRTVNVTRYVTPLREGGSMPAIAEADDNFLYVLKFRGAGQGTRALIAELIGGEIARNLGLRVPELVFANLDEAFGRTEPDEEIQDLLKASVGLNLALHYLSGAITFDPTVTTVDAKLASQIVWLDCFLTNMDRTCRNTNMLVWHKELWLIDHGAALYFHHSWQNWEEQAIKPFFLLKDHVLLPWATELESVNEEFSKRLNAEKIEAVINLIPDDWLEGETNFESKAEHRNAYTHFLTTRLAHSTIFLKEAQHAREILI; from the coding sequence ATGGCTATTCTATCTGCAGATATGAACGATTTACAACTTAGAACGGTAAATGTAACCAGATACGTTACACCTTTGCGCGAGGGTGGCTCTATGCCTGCCATTGCGGAGGCTGATGATAACTTTTTATATGTACTGAAATTTAGAGGGGCAGGACAGGGTACCCGGGCTTTAATTGCCGAACTAATTGGTGGCGAAATTGCCCGTAATTTAGGTTTGCGCGTACCTGAGTTGGTTTTTGCCAATTTAGATGAAGCTTTTGGGAGAACAGAGCCTGATGAAGAAATTCAGGATCTGCTAAAAGCCAGTGTGGGTTTAAATTTGGCATTGCACTATTTATCTGGTGCAATAACGTTCGACCCGACTGTAACTACTGTAGACGCTAAACTCGCCTCGCAGATTGTATGGCTTGATTGTTTTTTAACCAACATGGACCGTACCTGCAGAAACACCAATATGTTGGTGTGGCATAAGGAACTTTGGCTAATTGACCATGGTGCTGCATTATATTTTCATCATTCCTGGCAAAATTGGGAAGAGCAGGCTATTAAACCTTTCTTTTTGTTAAAAGACCATGTATTGTTGCCATGGGCTACTGAACTGGAAAGTGTAAATGAAGAATTTAGTAAACGACTTAATGCTGAGAAGATCGAAGCGGTTATTAATTTAATTCCTGATGACTGGTTGGAAGGCGAAACGAACTTCGAAAGTAAGGCAGAGCACCGTAATGCCTATACGCATTTTCTTACTACCCGATTAGCTCATTCAACTATATTTTTAAAAGAAGCACAGCATGCAAGGGAAATTCTTATTTGA
- a CDS encoding KTSC domain-containing protein: MPSSVIKYFSYDKATETLKIIFVTGMVYLYKNVPGKIYKMLKVSGSKGRYFNSNIKDKYKFQKLGEE, from the coding sequence ATGCCATCATCAGTAATCAAATATTTTAGTTATGATAAGGCTACGGAAACCTTAAAAATCATTTTTGTAACCGGCATGGTTTATCTCTACAAGAATGTTCCCGGAAAGATTTACAAGATGTTAAAAGTATCCGGATCAAAAGGGAGATATTTTAACAGCAATATTAAAGACAAATATAAATTCCAGAAACTAGGAGAAGAATAA